A stretch of candidate division KSB1 bacterium DNA encodes these proteins:
- the nosZ gene encoding Sec-dependent nitrous-oxide reductase, with protein MRTKIFMLIGLALLIGVAIGIGCGEKKEGRTGVRSDVQEAALKTYVAPGDLDEYYLFLSGGHSGQVYVYGVPSMRHISTIPVFTPYPATGYGFDKESKEMLGGFTWGDAHHPAISETNGDYDGRWMFISDNANNRMARIDLRDFKTKQILGPIPNVSGNHCSSFVTENTEYVLAGSRFSIPLPKGTYEKAEEYATKFKGVVAGIAVDKITGEMTLGWEVLMPPFNYDLGDAGKGPSADWGFWTCYNSERATGLNDKFEVTSTQKDRDYVVAVNWKNAEKAIADGKFKMIGGVKVIDPKDVQGVVYLMPAAKSPHGVDVSPDGKYIIASGKLQSITTVFNIEKMLTAIQNKDFTGNEDGIPVLNYDNVKDAEVNVGLGPLHTQFDDKGNAYTSLFVESAVAKWKLGTWEVLDKIPVSYNIGHLCAAEGDTKNPDGKYLVAMNKLSHGRHVSVGPSQPESSQLIDISGEKMALLYDSFTEPEPHYAQIIKADKLNPIEVYPKEENKHPQAIWDIKDTKVVRNGRNVEVYMIAVRSSFTPWQIEVNKGDKVTIYLSNIEQTTDELHGFGLNEYNINVVVDPGETKTIEFVADKAGVYPFYCTNFCSALHQEMQGYLLVKG; from the coding sequence ATGCGTACAAAAATTTTCATGTTGATCGGCCTGGCCCTTCTGATCGGCGTCGCCATCGGCATTGGCTGCGGCGAGAAAAAAGAAGGGCGCACAGGCGTGCGCTCGGATGTGCAAGAGGCGGCGCTCAAAACTTATGTCGCGCCCGGCGACTTGGATGAGTATTATCTCTTCCTGTCCGGCGGGCATTCCGGGCAGGTATACGTTTACGGCGTGCCCTCGATGCGGCACATTTCCACCATTCCGGTGTTCACGCCGTATCCGGCCACCGGCTATGGCTTCGACAAGGAGTCGAAGGAAATGCTCGGCGGCTTCACCTGGGGCGACGCGCACCATCCCGCCATCAGCGAAACCAACGGCGATTACGACGGCCGCTGGATGTTCATTTCGGACAACGCCAACAATCGCATGGCGCGCATCGATCTGCGCGATTTCAAAACCAAGCAAATTCTCGGACCGATTCCAAACGTTTCCGGAAATCACTGTTCATCGTTCGTGACAGAGAACACCGAGTACGTGCTCGCCGGTTCGCGCTTCTCGATTCCGCTGCCTAAAGGCACGTATGAAAAGGCTGAGGAGTATGCGACGAAATTCAAAGGCGTGGTGGCGGGCATCGCCGTCGACAAAATCACCGGCGAGATGACGCTGGGCTGGGAAGTGTTGATGCCGCCGTTCAATTATGATTTGGGCGACGCCGGCAAAGGCCCGAGCGCGGATTGGGGCTTCTGGACGTGCTACAACAGCGAGCGCGCCACCGGCCTCAACGACAAATTCGAAGTCACCTCAACGCAAAAAGATCGCGATTACGTTGTCGCGGTGAATTGGAAAAATGCGGAGAAAGCGATTGCCGACGGCAAGTTCAAGATGATCGGCGGCGTGAAAGTGATCGATCCGAAAGATGTGCAAGGCGTGGTGTATCTCATGCCCGCGGCAAAGTCTCCGCACGGTGTTGACGTGAGCCCGGATGGCAAGTACATCATCGCCAGCGGCAAGCTGCAAAGCATCACGACGGTGTTCAACATCGAGAAGATGCTCACCGCGATTCAGAACAAAGATTTCACCGGCAACGAAGACGGCATTCCGGTGCTGAATTATGACAACGTGAAAGATGCGGAAGTGAACGTCGGCCTCGGCCCGCTGCACACGCAGTTCGATGACAAGGGCAATGCTTACACCTCGCTCTTTGTCGAAAGCGCGGTCGCGAAGTGGAAACTCGGCACGTGGGAAGTGTTGGATAAAATTCCAGTCTCCTACAACATCGGTCACTTGTGCGCCGCGGAAGGCGATACCAAAAATCCGGACGGAAAATATTTGGTCGCGATGAACAAGTTGTCGCATGGCCGGCATGTGAGCGTCGGCCCCTCGCAGCCGGAATCCTCGCAGCTCATCGACATCAGCGGCGAGAAGATGGCGCTGCTCTACGATTCGTTCACCGAGCCGGAGCCGCACTATGCGCAGATTATCAAAGCCGACAAGCTGAATCCCATCGAAGTGTATCCGAAGGAAGAAAACAAGCATCCGCAAGCGATCTGGGATATCAAAGACACGAAGGTGGTGCGCAACGGCAGGAACGTCGAAGTGTACATGATCGCAGTGCGCTCCAGCTTCACGCCATGGCAGATTGAAGTGAACAAGGGCGACAAGGTCACGATTTACCTCAGCAACATCGAGCAAACCACCGATGAACTGCACGGCTTTGGCCTGAATGAATACAATATCAACGTCGTGGTTGATCCCGGCGAAACGAAGACCATCGAATTCGTTGCCGACAAGGCCGGCGTGTATCCATTCTATTGCACCAACTTCTGCTCGGCGCTGCATCAGGAAATGCAAGGGTACTTGCTGGTGAAGGGCTGA
- a CDS encoding c-type cytochrome: protein MDHKAIKDKLTFVKTDQLVVSLLGLAVLLLTGFIFYEHYTPEWKRYQSKFRDFVEEKLGPKRAAMVPSGLQQIYVKELGKADRCVTCHQGVEWKGLENAPEPFRTHPKEILEKHPIAKFGCTSCHGGQGYATDSHAAHGLIEHWEEPMLGKELGEFYVLSDKKALMQMNCNTCHRYDKETKGAGYINRAKQLVHDKGCRACHVINGRGGTVGPDLTWEGEKSAEQFNYERIKGFHSAFTWHVAHFKNPKESVAETVMPNFNFSSMDAQALSMLVMSWRKTNLPIAYIPNHNVRDIPTPEELEKEKRMSEGPGAFFVKKNCFVCHSVSTLDIDAAAQIGPDLALAVEDVQSRFGRTLDDFLARPTGTMEVVLSTMITLTDAERKEAIEKLRHAYELKKQEREGKK, encoded by the coding sequence ATGGATCATAAAGCCATCAAAGACAAGCTGACTTTCGTGAAAACTGACCAGCTCGTCGTGAGCCTGCTGGGCCTCGCGGTGTTGTTGCTGACGGGATTCATTTTCTACGAGCATTATACGCCGGAATGGAAACGGTATCAATCCAAGTTCCGTGATTTCGTGGAAGAAAAACTCGGGCCGAAGCGCGCGGCGATGGTTCCCTCCGGCTTGCAGCAAATCTACGTCAAGGAACTCGGCAAAGCCGACCGTTGCGTCACCTGCCATCAAGGCGTCGAGTGGAAGGGCTTGGAGAATGCGCCGGAGCCGTTTCGCACACATCCGAAAGAAATTTTGGAGAAGCATCCGATTGCCAAATTCGGCTGCACGAGCTGCCACGGCGGACAAGGCTATGCAACGGACTCTCATGCGGCGCACGGCTTGATCGAACATTGGGAAGAACCGATGCTCGGCAAGGAGCTGGGCGAGTTTTATGTGTTGAGCGACAAAAAGGCGCTGATGCAAATGAATTGCAATACCTGCCATCGTTACGACAAGGAGACGAAGGGCGCCGGCTACATCAATCGCGCCAAGCAGTTGGTGCACGACAAGGGTTGCCGCGCCTGCCACGTGATCAACGGTCGCGGCGGCACCGTCGGGCCGGATTTGACCTGGGAAGGCGAGAAGTCGGCGGAGCAATTCAACTACGAGCGCATCAAGGGCTTTCATTCAGCCTTCACCTGGCATGTGGCGCATTTCAAAAATCCCAAAGAGTCGGTGGCGGAAACCGTGATGCCGAATTTCAACTTCTCCAGCATGGATGCGCAAGCGCTCTCGATGCTGGTGATGAGCTGGAGGAAAACGAACCTTCCCATCGCGTACATTCCGAATCACAACGTGCGCGACATTCCGACGCCGGAGGAGTTGGAGAAGGAAAAACGCATGAGCGAGGGGCCGGGCGCATTCTTTGTGAAGAAGAATTGCTTCGTGTGCCACTCGGTTTCAACGCTGGACATCGACGCCGCCGCGCAAATCGGGCCTGACCTCGCGCTGGCGGTGGAAGACGTGCAGTCGCGCTTCGGCCGCACGCTGGATGATTTTCTCGCGCGGCCCACCGGCACCATGGAAGTCGTGCTCTCAACCATGATCACGTTGACGGATGCAGAGCGCAAGGAAGCGATCGAGAAATTGCGCCATGCGTATGAGCTGAAGAAGCAGGAAAGGGAAGGCAAGAAGTAA
- a CDS encoding cytochrome b N-terminal domain-containing protein produces the protein MRVTESTKKLYDKLTWTWKPSSDKEAGDAIVKNLLLHWFPNKISKASLSWNYSMWLGTISFVLFMILVFTGVVLMFLYVPSVERAYSSVKDIEFVVSFGWLLRGMHRMAAHLMVAVVFFHMVRVFLTGAYKNGGAVGANRPLNWIIGIILLITTLLLSFTGYLLPWDQLAYWAITVGTNIARAAPLVGEATRFFLLGGNTIDQNTLIRFYVLHVFFLPMIVLLLFSYHMWRVRKDGGLAVTDHEALDQKPEKIAPVKSKTYSLLGITNGTTVHVQNTMVDEEKNTVPSSPHLLRRIWLVTLLTFVATFVLTIIFRAPLEAPANPAVTPNPAKAPWYFLWLQEIVTITTVKIGAFTINGALIGGILLPGILLALAIWWPYRDKSGLNSVGVWFAKERKIQNWVFISICALIIIFMLIGTFLRGPYWNFYWPWEAWPEMPVKF, from the coding sequence ATGCGTGTCACTGAATCCACAAAAAAACTTTACGATAAACTCACCTGGACTTGGAAGCCGAGCAGCGACAAAGAGGCGGGCGATGCCATCGTCAAAAATTTGCTGCTGCACTGGTTTCCCAACAAAATCAGCAAGGCCAGCCTGTCGTGGAATTACTCGATGTGGCTCGGCACGATCTCCTTCGTGCTGTTCATGATCCTCGTCTTCACCGGCGTGGTTTTGATGTTTCTCTATGTGCCCTCGGTGGAGCGGGCATATTCTTCGGTGAAGGACATCGAATTCGTCGTCTCGTTCGGCTGGTTGCTGCGCGGGATGCACCGCATGGCGGCGCACTTGATGGTGGCGGTGGTGTTCTTCCACATGGTGCGCGTGTTTCTCACCGGCGCCTACAAAAACGGCGGCGCGGTTGGCGCGAACCGTCCGTTGAATTGGATTATTGGTATCATATTATTGATTACAACGTTGTTGCTTTCTTTTACGGGTTACTTATTACCTTGGGACCAGCTCGCGTACTGGGCCATCACCGTCGGCACGAACATCGCGCGCGCGGCGCCGCTCGTTGGCGAAGCCACGCGCTTCTTTCTGCTGGGCGGCAATACCATCGACCAGAACACGCTGATTCGTTTTTACGTGCTGCATGTTTTCTTTCTGCCGATGATTGTGTTGTTGTTATTTTCATATCACATGTGGCGTGTGCGCAAGGACGGCGGCCTGGCGGTGACCGATCATGAGGCCTTGGATCAAAAACCGGAGAAAATCGCGCCGGTCAAATCCAAAACCTACTCCCTGCTCGGTATCACCAATGGCACGACAGTGCACGTGCAAAATACCATGGTGGATGAAGAAAAAAACACCGTGCCCTCCTCCCCGCATTTGCTGCGGCGCATTTGGCTGGTGACGCTGCTGACCTTCGTTGCCACGTTCGTCCTGACCATCATTTTCCGCGCGCCGCTGGAGGCGCCGGCAAATCCGGCGGTGACGCCGAATCCAGCGAAAGCGCCGTGGTATTTTCTCTGGCTGCAGGAAATCGTCACCATCACAACGGTGAAGATCGGCGCGTTTACGATCAACGGCGCGCTCATCGGCGGCATTTTGTTGCCCGGCATTTTGCTGGCGCTGGCGATATGGTGGCCGTATCGCGACAAGTCGGGGCTCAACAGCGTCGGCGTGTGGTTTGCGAAAGAACGAAAAATACAAAATTGGGTTTTTATCAGCATCTGTGCGTTGATTATCATCTTCATGCTCATCGGCACGTTCCTGCGCGGGCCGTATTGGAATTTCTACTGGCCGTGGGAAGCGTGGCCGGAGATGCCGGTGAAGTTCTAA
- a CDS encoding ubiquinol-cytochrome c reductase iron-sulfur subunit, with translation MKLYKKTGSKSLIANNNSLPETRRSFLQKLGLGGVLAGLAGFGWQSFRSLIPNVLYEPPQRFKIGLPANLAEGVTFLEDKRLYVFKEGRSFYAISAACTHLGCTVKYSKLNQPKQVEIGGEKKNIPFEFHCPCHGSKFYAEGTNYAGPAPRPLQWYKLEVSPDDGQLVVDMSSEAEQNFRLTV, from the coding sequence ATGAAGCTCTACAAAAAAACTGGATCGAAATCACTAATAGCAAACAACAATTCGTTGCCCGAGACGCGCCGTTCATTTCTCCAAAAGCTCGGTCTTGGCGGCGTGCTGGCGGGATTGGCGGGTTTTGGCTGGCAGTCGTTTCGCTCGCTCATCCCGAACGTTCTCTACGAGCCGCCGCAGCGGTTCAAAATCGGTTTGCCGGCCAATCTCGCCGAAGGCGTAACGTTTCTCGAGGACAAGCGGCTCTACGTTTTCAAAGAGGGAAGATCGTTTTACGCCATCTCTGCGGCCTGCACGCATCTTGGCTGCACGGTGAAATACAGCAAGCTCAATCAGCCCAAGCAGGTCGAAATTGGCGGCGAGAAGAAAAACATTCCATTTGAATTTCATTGTCCCTGCCACGGCTCGAAATTCTATGCCGAGGGCACCAATTACGCCGGCCCGGCGCCGCGGCCGTTGCAATGGTACAAGCTGGAAGTTTCGCCGGACGACGGCCAGTTGGTGGTCGATATGAGCAGCGAAGCCGAGCAGAACTTTCGGTTGACCGTCTAA
- a CDS encoding FAD-dependent oxidoreductase, producing the protein MSEKYKIQIPDIEFWKGLVPCQISCPIHTDAGRYVQLIAGQKYKEAYLTSRSPNPFASVCGRVCAAPCEDRCRRGKIDAPVSIRALKRFVTEKYGVESLAPDAQEVLFEGENEAGNKWRWHLPVQIQARKNVVKNKKVAVIGSGPAGLSCAHDLALMGYQVTVFEATNVAGGMLRHGIPEYRLSRSLIDKEIDKIKNLGVEIRYNTPLGEKFGIAELKQQGYEAIFVSVGTQKGRDLNIEGVQLDGVIKAIDYLININNGYRVNLGKKVLVIGGGFVAFDAARMALRGGPEPETPSIHEAVDAARVAMRAGAAEVHIASLESFAEMPVLRTAQGHEEFEEARREGIVFHPQRGPKRFIGDNGKVKAVEFIGVKKTYDENGRFNPQYDPSYSEMFETDSVVLAIGQQADLSFIKPSDGIALTPGKFIKIDPETLATTAPGIYAGGDVAFGPRNIIDAIANGKRAALSIDEYLRGVKLKTFYNLSVEKIPTRRFTRPEDFEQFAREAPPTIDLQRRTGISEVETGYNEEQARRQAERCLACHIQTIYDAEKCVMCNRCVDICPEYCLKLVPLEQLDVDEAMKAKLVQQYNLDPFQPASAMLKDDDTCIRCGLCAIRCPTDAMTMEVFYYEEKETVHV; encoded by the coding sequence ATGTCTGAAAAATACAAAATCCAGATTCCTGATATTGAATTTTGGAAGGGCCTGGTCCCCTGCCAAATCAGTTGCCCAATTCACACCGACGCGGGACGTTACGTTCAGCTCATCGCCGGGCAAAAATATAAAGAGGCCTATCTCACCTCGCGATCACCCAATCCCTTCGCCAGCGTTTGCGGTCGCGTCTGCGCCGCGCCGTGTGAAGATCGCTGCCGCCGCGGCAAAATCGATGCGCCGGTGAGCATTCGCGCGCTCAAGAGATTCGTCACCGAAAAATATGGCGTCGAGTCGCTCGCTCCGGATGCGCAGGAGGTTTTGTTTGAAGGCGAAAACGAAGCCGGCAACAAATGGCGCTGGCATTTGCCGGTGCAGATTCAGGCGCGCAAAAACGTTGTAAAGAACAAGAAGGTTGCGGTGATTGGCTCCGGCCCGGCGGGACTCTCCTGCGCGCACGATCTCGCGTTGATGGGTTATCAAGTCACGGTCTTCGAAGCAACGAACGTGGCCGGCGGCATGTTGCGGCACGGCATTCCCGAATACCGTCTTTCGCGCAGTTTGATTGATAAAGAAATTGATAAGATCAAAAATCTCGGCGTCGAGATTCGCTACAATACGCCGCTTGGCGAAAAGTTCGGCATTGCCGAGCTGAAGCAGCAAGGCTACGAGGCCATCTTCGTTTCCGTCGGGACGCAGAAGGGCCGCGATCTCAACATCGAAGGCGTGCAGCTCGACGGCGTGATCAAAGCCATCGATTATTTGATCAACATCAACAACGGCTATCGCGTCAATCTCGGCAAAAAAGTTTTGGTCATCGGCGGCGGCTTCGTGGCGTTTGATGCGGCGCGCATGGCGTTGCGCGGCGGCCCCGAGCCGGAAACGCCGAGCATTCATGAGGCAGTCGATGCGGCACGGGTGGCCATGCGCGCCGGCGCCGCGGAAGTTCACATCGCCAGCCTGGAATCGTTTGCCGAAATGCCGGTGTTGCGCACCGCCCAGGGCCATGAAGAATTCGAAGAAGCCCGACGCGAGGGCATCGTCTTCCATCCGCAGCGCGGCCCGAAACGTTTCATCGGCGACAACGGCAAAGTCAAAGCCGTCGAGTTCATCGGCGTCAAAAAAACTTATGATGAGAATGGCCGTTTCAATCCGCAATACGACCCGAGTTACTCGGAAATGTTCGAGACTGATTCGGTGGTTCTCGCCATCGGCCAGCAAGCCGATCTCTCATTCATCAAACCCTCCGACGGCATCGCGTTGACGCCGGGCAAATTCATCAAAATCGATCCGGAAACTTTGGCGACGACGGCGCCCGGCATCTATGCCGGTGGTGACGTCGCCTTTGGCCCGCGCAACATCATCGACGCGATCGCCAACGGCAAAAGAGCGGCGCTCTCCATTGATGAATATCTTCGCGGCGTCAAGCTTAAAACTTTTTATAATCTCTCTGTCGAAAAAATTCCGACGCGGCGCTTTACCCGTCCGGAAGACTTCGAACAGTTTGCGCGCGAGGCGCCGCCGACGATCGATCTGCAGCGCCGTACCGGCATCTCCGAAGTCGAAACCGGCTACAACGAGGAACAGGCACGGCGGCAAGCCGAGCGCTGTTTGGCGTGCCACATTCAGACGATTTACGACGCTGAAAAATGCGTGATGTGCAACCGCTGCGTCGATATTTGCCCGGAGTATTGTTTGAAACTCGTGCCGCTGGAGCAGTTGGACGTCGACGAGGCGATGAAAGCAAAGCTGGTGCAGCAATACAACCTCGATCCGTTCCAGCCGGCCTCGGCAATGTTGAAAGATGACGACACCTGCATCCGCTGCGGCTTGTGCGCCATTCGCTGCCCAACGGACGCGATGACGATGGAGGTGTTTTATTATGAGGAAAAAGAAACCGTACACGTGTAA
- a CDS encoding cytochrome b/b6 domain-containing protein, with amino-acid sequence MSNQNNNHEYYERWTRVERYQHWILAVSFIILVITGFALKYPEAAWVQPLLLLEGQFALRGWLHRIAAVVMVMLSCYHIGYMVFTPRGRFLLKAFAPNRQDWADLKDNFRFLLGKRTAPPEFDHFSYMEKAEYWALVWGTVVMSVTGFLLWFENLALKIFPLWMMEVFTVIHLYEAWLATLAILVWHFYYVIFNPDVYPLNQSMIDGKMSVHEMEREHGRELARLRAESMVPLEEDAEVTPKEISQM; translated from the coding sequence ATGTCAAATCAAAATAACAATCATGAATATTACGAGCGCTGGACGCGCGTCGAGCGCTATCAGCATTGGATACTCGCCGTCTCGTTCATCATTCTCGTCATCACCGGCTTTGCGCTGAAATATCCCGAAGCCGCGTGGGTGCAGCCGCTGCTGCTTTTGGAGGGGCAATTCGCGCTGCGCGGGTGGCTTCATCGCATCGCCGCGGTGGTGATGGTGATGTTGTCATGTTATCATATCGGCTATATGGTTTTCACGCCGCGCGGGAGATTTTTGCTCAAAGCCTTCGCGCCGAACCGGCAGGACTGGGCCGATCTCAAAGATAATTTTCGCTTCCTGCTCGGCAAGCGCACGGCCCCGCCGGAGTTCGATCATTTCTCCTACATGGAAAAAGCCGAATACTGGGCGCTGGTGTGGGGCACCGTCGTCATGTCCGTGACCGGCTTTCTGCTGTGGTTTGAAAATCTCGCTTTGAAAATTTTTCCATTATGGATGATGGAGGTGTTTACCGTCATTCATCTTTATGAAGCCTGGCTGGCGACGCTGGCGATTTTGGTCTGGCATTTTTACTACGTCATCTTCAATCCGGATGTTTATCCGCTTAACCAAAGCATGATCGACGGCAAGATGTCTGTGCACGAGATGGAGCGCGAGCATGGGAGGGAGTTGGCGAGATTACGGGCTGAATCAATGGTACCTTTGGAAGAAGATGCTGAAGTCACGCCAAAGGAAATCTCACAGATGTGA
- a CDS encoding cytochrome c3 family protein, which yields MYKRRGRQQYIASAILFVLLLSPVAIEAQSGNSDCLACHGDKDLVTTDSTGVERSLYVDATQMENSVHAGFECVTCHVDVAPASHPDGSRLARATCGTCHENAVTEVGESVHGKASLEGEALSDAPTCGDCHGSHEIRATADSLSSVNQRQLAFTCARCHANPAIVQKYHIPIKDPFTAYSRSVHGRLTIAGIDSAATCSSCHGNHKIFASNNPASKVFHFNIPQTCGQCHQAIMQEYNDSVHGVAVARGSTDSPVCTDCHTEHGIESPKVATAPTAPRNVAVETCGRCHASTRIVEKYGMRAERLSTFADSYHGLALRSGRLSVANCGSCHGVHNILPSSDPRSMIHPSNLAATCGTCHPNAGENFTRGPVHMTMEEKEGKTIAVIRFIYMTLIIVVIGGMFIHNALDFVRKSKQALRRE from the coding sequence GTGTACAAGCGGCGCGGCAGGCAGCAATATATCGCCTCGGCAATTCTGTTTGTTCTTTTATTGTCGCCCGTGGCAATTGAAGCGCAAAGCGGCAACAGTGATTGTCTTGCCTGCCATGGTGACAAAGATCTGGTGACAACCGACAGCACCGGTGTCGAGCGTTCGCTCTATGTCGATGCGACGCAGATGGAGAATTCGGTTCATGCCGGATTTGAATGCGTCACCTGCCACGTGGATGTCGCGCCGGCGTCTCATCCCGATGGATCGAGACTGGCGCGAGCCACTTGCGGAACTTGCCACGAAAATGCAGTAACGGAAGTGGGCGAAAGTGTGCATGGCAAGGCCTCGTTGGAGGGCGAGGCTTTGTCCGATGCGCCGACCTGCGGTGATTGCCATGGCAGCCACGAAATCCGCGCCACGGCAGATTCGCTTTCATCGGTGAATCAGCGCCAGCTCGCCTTCACCTGCGCGCGCTGCCACGCCAATCCTGCCATCGTGCAAAAATATCACATTCCCATCAAAGATCCGTTCACAGCCTACAGCCGCAGCGTGCATGGCCGTTTGACCATAGCGGGCATTGATAGCGCCGCGACTTGCAGCAGTTGTCATGGCAATCACAAAATATTTGCGTCCAACAATCCGGCCTCAAAAGTTTTTCATTTCAACATTCCGCAAACCTGCGGCCAGTGCCATCAAGCAATCATGCAAGAATATAATGACAGCGTTCATGGCGTCGCGGTCGCGCGCGGCTCGACGGATTCACCGGTTTGCACCGATTGCCATACCGAGCATGGCATCGAGTCGCCGAAAGTTGCCACCGCGCCGACCGCGCCACGAAACGTCGCCGTTGAAACTTGCGGTCGCTGCCATGCTTCCACCCGCATCGTGGAGAAATATGGCATGCGCGCCGAGCGGCTTTCGACTTTTGCCGATAGTTACCACGGCCTGGCGCTGCGCTCCGGACGCTTGTCCGTCGCCAACTGCGGCAGTTGTCACGGCGTGCACAATATTCTGCCGTCCAGCGACCCGCGTTCGATGATTCATCCATCCAATTTGGCCGCCACCTGCGGCACTTGCCATCCCAACGCCGGAGAAAATTTCACGCGCGGCCCGGTTCACATGACAATGGAAGAAAAAGAGGGCAAAACTATCGCCGTCATTCGCTTCATTTATATGACGCTCATCATCGTCGTCATCGGTGGCATGTTCATTCACAATGCTTTGGATTTTGTGCGAAAAAGCAAGCAGGCTTTGCGGCGGGAGTAA
- a CDS encoding cytochrome c family protein, with translation MMKMRRRAFLLSVVAALLVIPSMLGAQSKFKYVGSKACMPCHMTPKSGAAYKIWQGSAHAKAFATLATPAALEIAKKKGIADPQKDEKCMKCHDTAFGVAAAQLTPSFKPGEGVGCEACHGPGSEYKTMQVMKDIDTGKIKGETVGLVKPDEKACVKCHNPESPTYKAFDFAEASKKIAHPTPKQ, from the coding sequence ATGATGAAGATGAGAAGGCGTGCATTTCTTCTCAGCGTGGTTGCCGCTTTGTTGGTGATACCCAGCATGCTCGGCGCGCAGAGCAAATTTAAATACGTCGGCTCGAAGGCTTGCATGCCCTGCCACATGACGCCGAAAAGTGGTGCAGCTTACAAAATTTGGCAGGGTTCCGCACATGCCAAAGCGTTTGCCACGCTGGCCACCCCTGCCGCTTTGGAAATTGCCAAGAAAAAGGGCATCGCGGATCCGCAGAAGGATGAAAAATGCATGAAATGCCACGACACGGCGTTCGGGGTCGCCGCGGCGCAATTGACCCCGAGTTTCAAGCCCGGTGAAGGTGTTGGCTGCGAAGCTTGTCACGGGCCAGGCTCGGAATATAAAACGATGCAAGTGATGAAAGACATCGATACCGGCAAAATCAAAGGTGAAACCGTGGGTTTGGTGAAGCCGGATGAAAAAGCCTGTGTGAAGTGTCACAATCCTGAAAGCCCGACATATAAGGCGTTCGATTTCGCCGAGGCCAGCAAGAAGATTGCGCATCCGACGCCGAAGCAGTAA